One genomic window of Mesoplodon densirostris isolate mMesDen1 chromosome 14, mMesDen1 primary haplotype, whole genome shotgun sequence includes the following:
- the SERTAD2 gene encoding SERTA domain-containing protein 2, producing MLGKGGKRKFDEHEDGLEGKIVSPSDGPSKVSYTLQRQTIFNISLMKLYNHRPLTEPSLQKTVLINNMLRRIQEELKQEGSLRPAFPASSPPADPLGSSYREAPPAFSHPAPSPCELGGAAPLEACLTPASLLEDDQDTFCTSPAAQPAAPARLAPPALPPEKDSFSSALDEIEELCPTSTSMEAAEATTDDPKGDSGGPGAQRPEGLQDGRPDDPKLMDSLPGNFEITTSTGFLTDLTLDDILFADIDTSMYDFDPCTSASGTSSKMSPVSADDLLKTLAPYSSQPVAPSQPFKMDLTELDHIMEVLVGS from the coding sequence ATGTTGGGGAAAGGAGGAAAACGGAAGTTTGACGAGCATGAAGATGGGCTGGAAGGCAAAATCGTGTCCCCCTCCGACGGTCCGTCCAAGGTGTCTTACACCTTACAGCGCCAGACTATCTTCAACATTTCCCTTATGAAACTCTACAACCACAGGCCCCTCACAGAGCCCAGCTTGCAAAAGACCGTGCTGATCAACAACATGTTGAGGCGGATCCAGGAGGAGCTGAAGCAGGAGGGCAGCCTGAGGCCCGCGTTCCCCGCCTCTTCGCCGCCCGCCGACCCGCTGGGCTCCAGCTACCGGGAGGCGCCGCCTGCCTTCAGCCACCCCGCGCCCTCGCCCTGCGAGCTGGGCGGCGCTGCGCCCCTGGAGGCCTGCCTCACCCCCGCCTCACTGCTCGAGGACGACCAGGACACGTTTTGCACTTCCCCGGCCGCGCAGCCTGCGGCCCCCGCCAGACTcgcccctcctgccctcccgcCGGAAAAGGACAGCTTCTCCTCCGCCCTGGACGAGATCGAGGAGCTCTGTCCCACATCTACCTCCATGGAGGCCGCGGAGGCCACCACCGACGACCCGAAAGGGGACTCCGGCGGGCCCGGCGCGCAGAGACCCGAGGGGCTCCAGGACGGCCGGCCCGACGACCCGAAACTGATGGACTCCCTGCCCGGCAACTTTGAGATCACCACGTCCACGGGCTTCCTAACAGACTTGACCCTGGACGACATCCTGTTTGCCGACATTGACACGTCCATGTACGACTTTGACCCCTGCACGTCTGCGTCGGGGACATCCTCAAAAATGTCCCCCGTGTCGGCCGACGACCTCCTCAAGACGCTGGCCCCCTACAGCAGCCAGCCCGTCGCCCCGAGCCAGCCTTTCAAGATGGACCTCACAGAGCTGGACCACATCATGGAGGTGTTGGTCGGGTCCTGA